From one Lycium barbarum isolate Lr01 chromosome 6, ASM1917538v2, whole genome shotgun sequence genomic stretch:
- the LOC132600112 gene encoding uncharacterized protein LOC132600112 — protein MILCHTPKLRKEKKLFILVTQEQLKFLGKEKFFSNSYLAEIQKLVQSDSSLTNIEVVEKCFGPQHESCVVGFGGGITAKELKDGNSSKAVLLDKLNASEKENESLKRRMDELENKCERMDELKSKYERLASAAAFITIIFK, from the exons ATGATTTTGTGTCATACACCCAAGTTgaggaaggagaagaaattaTTTATCTTGGTGACTCAAGAACAACTCAAGTTCTTGGGGAAGGAAAAGTTCTTCTCAAACTCGTATCTG GCTGAAATCCAAAAATTGGTTCAATCTGATTCGTCACTTACAAATATTGAAGTCGTAGAAAAGTGCTTTGGACCTCAACATGAAAGTTGTGTAGTTGGATTTGGTGGTGGGATAACCGCTAAAGAGTTGAAAGATGGTAACTCTTCAAAGGCTGTCTTGTTAGATAAGTTGAATGcaagtgaaaaagaaaatgaatCACTAAAAAGACGCATGGATGAGTTAGAGAATAAATGTGAACGCATGGATGAGCTAAAGAGTAAATATGAACGGCTTGCAAGTGCAGCAGCCTTCATCACCATCATCTTCAAATGA
- the LOC132598569 gene encoding NAC domain-containing protein 35 has protein sequence MAIVPFTTSVMSQSQQQQDDNIDNTIKGDPHHNHEDDDDHEHDMVMPGFRFHPTEEELVEFYLRRKVEGKRFNVELITFLDLYRYDPWELPALAAIGEKEWYFYVPRDRKYRNGDRPNRVTTSGYWKATGADRMIRSENSRSIGLKKTLVFYSGKAPKGIRSSWIMNEYRLPHHETERLQKAEISLCRVYKRAGVDDHPSLPRSLLTTRASSSSSSRGTTSIKKQQVAQQDSSLISPLFVGQSSQQIDEKLSTETSASSTSTDHHYHHHVATSLGLNSLSNSYTNIALDPMGGGVTSALTTSTLSLTPFTSLISSTNTSGVIVDDFQKLINLEQAVAFHNNQLHFHNPINHPVIAAQQFSPLLLQQPQLASQQPQSLLLQGSSAFSDRLWEWNINQTDANCKDHYQANNPFK, from the exons ATGGCAATTGTCCCATTTACTACAAGCGTAATGAGCCAATCCCAACAACAACAAGATGACAACATCGATAACACCATTAAAGGAGATCCTCATCATAAtcatgaggatgatgatgatcaTGAACATGACATGGTCATGCCTGGTTTTCGTTTCCATCCTACTGAGGAAGAACTTGTAGAGTTTTACCTTCGCCGTAAGGTTGAAGGCAAACGTTTTAATGTCGAACTCATCACTTTTCTTGATCTTTATCGCTATGACCCGTGGGAGCTTCCTG CTTTGGCAGCAATTGGAGAGAAGGAATGGTATTTCTATGTGCCAAGAGATAGGAAGTACAGAAATGGGGATAGGCCTAATAGGGTCACAACTTCAGGTTATTGGAAAGCTACTGGAGCCGATAGAATGATTCGAAGTGAAAATTCGCGGTCGATTGGCCTGAAAAAGACATTGGTTTTCTACTCAGGCAAGGCTCCTAAAGGCATAAGAAGTAGCTGGATTATGAATGAATATCGTCTTCCACACCATGAGACTGAACGCCTACAAAAG GCAGAAATTTCACTTTGTCGTGTCTATAAAAGAGCCGGAGTGGACGACCATCCATCTCTCCCACGATCACTTCTAACAACAAGGgcgtcatcatcttcttcttcaagaGGAACAACTTCCATCAAGAAACAACAAGTAGCACAACAAGATTCGTCATTAATCTCTCCATTGTTTGTAGGACAATCTTCCCAACAAATCGACGAAAAATTAAGTACTGAAACAAGTGCAAGCAGCACTAGCACTGATCACCATTACCATCATCATGTTGCTACATCACTTGGGCTCAATTCCCTTTCAAATTCTTACACTAACATCGCGTTAGACCCCATGGGGGGCGGTGTCACTTCAGCACTCACAACATCCACCTTGTCCTTGACACCTTTCACTTCATTGATATCATCAACAAATACTAGTGGTGTTATAGTGGATGATTTCCAGAAACTAATCAACTTAGAGCAGGCCGTCGCGTTTCATAATAACCAGCTCCATTTTCATAATCCCATTAACCATCCTGTTATTGCAGCCCAGCAATTTTCTCCATTATTATTGCAGCAGCCACAATTAGCATCACAACAGCCACAATCTTTACTGCTTCAAGGGTCGTCGGCTTTTTCGGACAGATTGTGGGAATGGAATATTAATCAAACAGATGCAAACTGCAAAGATCACTACCAAGCCAATAATCCGTTCAAGTAA